Proteins found in one Primulina eburnea isolate SZY01 chromosome 16, ASM2296580v1, whole genome shotgun sequence genomic segment:
- the LOC140817499 gene encoding uncharacterized calcium-binding protein At1g02270-like — MFKYQLSRASLTEDDAFAFLKADSHGDYITYSGFCEALRQLNLIGHCNGLSAEELKELWVQADIDGNGVLDYNEFKRRIWNSSYSKQRDDEFWDDVINGTEQSTGFSLKNAVLFPTEVEKGMWPEDYSLSDHARLTVVFSPMRMPCSRSRLTS; from the exons ATGTTCAAG TATCAACTTAGCCGAGCTTCACTGACAGAGGACGATGCATTTGCCTTTCTTAAAGCTGATAGCCATGGTGATTACATTACCTACTCGGGCTTCTGTGAAGCATTACGGCAG CTTAATTTGATTGGCCATTGTAATGGATTAAGTGCTGAAGAGTTAAAAGAATTGTGGGTTCAAGCAGACATTGATGGAAATGGCGTTCTCGACTATAATGAATTTAAG CGCCGAATTTGGAACTCCTCGTATTCGAAGCAAAGAGACGATGAGTTCTGGGATGATGTTATCAATGGCACCGAGCAAAGTACGGGTTTCAGTCTCAAGAATGCAGTTCTCTTCCCCACAGAAGTAGAGAAAGGCATGTGGCCAGAAGATTACTCTCTTTCGGATCATGCTAGACTCACTGTTGTATTCTCACCAATGAGAATGCCATGCTCTCGCTCTCGACTGACATCATGA